In Colletotrichum higginsianum IMI 349063 chromosome 1, whole genome shotgun sequence, one genomic interval encodes:
- a CDS encoding Polysaccharide export protein, whose protein sequence is MGLLNGLRLSARRLLRSRGLRNLVLVFAVYTFLDALRVQRIVTGAPRHDPTRLRRTERVYIAGMHYNDAALIREHWAGAVLALVDALGRDNVFVSVYESGSWDDSKAALRALDEELERRGVRRNVVLDDRSHLEEVEAVPADSEEREGWIRTARGRREMRRIPFLARLRNLTLKDLWARGEEGEVFDKVIFLNDVVFTTEDVLALLDTNNGLYAAACSLDFSHPPSYYDTFALRDSDGQAHLMQTWPYFRSRRSREAMTAYSDAVPVRSCWNGIVAMPAAPFLAASREKGGRGRLAFRAVPDSLAEEKHLEASECCLIHVDNPLSESLGVYLNPRVRVGYSPEAYAATHPERDSWLSVWRIIVGGWEAGIRRWLTSDAVKEWVVKRRIREWEAEGEGRRERGVDCLINEGQVLVYNGWAHV, encoded by the exons ATGGGCCTCCTCAACGGCCTGCGCCTCAGCGCGCGACGCCTTCTCCGCTCGCGCGGTCTCCGCAACCTCGTCCTTGTCTTCGCCGTGTACAccttcctcgacgccctgcgCGTGCAGCGCATCGTGACGGGGGCGCCGCGGCACGACCCGACCCGGCTGCGGCGCACCGAGCGGGTGTACATCGCCGGCATGCACTACAACGACGCGGCGCTGATCCGGGAACACTGGGCGGGCGCGGTGCTGGCGCTTGTCGATGCGCTGGGGCGGGACAACGTGTTCGTGAGCGTGTACGAGAGCGGGAGCTGGGACGACAGCAAGGCGGCGCTGCGggcgctcgacgaggagctcgagaggaGAGGGGTGCGGCGGAACGTCGTGCTAGACGATAGGTCGCacctcgaggaggtcgaggcggTGCCCGCCGATAgtgaggagagggagggctGGATCCGGACGGCGAGGGGCCGGAGGGAGATGAGACGGATCCCCTTCCTAGCGAGGTTGAGGAACCTAACGCTAAAGGACCTATGGGCgcggggggaggagggcgaggttTTTGACAAGGTGATATTCCTCAACGATGTGGTGTTTACG ACCGAAgacgtcctcgccctgctcgacaCCAACAACGGCCTCTACGCTGCGGCGTGCTCGCTTGACTTCTCGCACCCGCCGTCCTACTACGACACGTTCGCGCTGCGGGACTCGGATGGGCAGGCGCACCTGATGCAAACGTGGCCGTATTTCCGGTCGCGGCGGAGCCGGGAGGCGATGACGGCCTACTCGGACGCCGTGCCTGTGCGGAGCTGCTGGAACGGCATCGTGGCGATGCCCGCCGCGCCGTTCCTGGCGGCGTCCCGGGAGAAGGGCGGCCGGGGAAGGTTGGCGTTCCGCGCCGTGCCGGACtcgctggccgaggagaagcacCTCGAGGCGAGCGAGTGCTGCCTGATCCACGTCGACAACCCGCTGTCGGAGAGCCTCGGGGTGTACCTGAACCCGAGGGTGCGGGTCGGGTACTCGCCCGAGGCGTACGCGGCGACGCACCCGGAGCGCGACAGCTGGCTCTCGGTCTGGAGGATCATCGTCGGAGGCTGGGAGGCCGGTATTAGGCGGTGGCTCACGagcgacgccgtcaaggagtGGGTCGTCAAGAGGAGGATAAGGGAATGGGAGgcagagggggaggggaggcgggAGAGAGGGGTCGACTGTCTGATCAACGAGGGCCAGGTCCTCGTGTACAACGGGTGGGCGCACGTGTGA